From the Pseudodesulfovibrio indicus genome, the window GCAGGCCGAGCATGAGCTTGAGCAGGGTGGACTTGCCGCCGCCGTTGGGGCCGAGCACGGCCAGGTAGTCACCCCGCTCGATGCGCAGGTTGACCTTTTCCAGCACGGTCATGCCGCCGGGCGCGTAGGTCACGTCCCGTATGTCCACAATGGGATCGGACACTGAAAACTCCTGAATTGTCACGGTTTGGATTCCCCTCCATACCGGGGCCGCCCGTCCAGCGCAAGCCCCGTCACGCGAGCCACCCCCAGGCCCAGGCCGCCGCTGGCAGGCACAGGGCCGCGACATAGAGCCGAAAGTCCGCGGACTTGCCCGGCAGCCCGAGCCGGGTGGCCAGGAACCCGGTCAGCCCGCCCAGGGCCAGGCCGGACGCGAACCCGAAGAGATGGGCGCCCAGGTCGATGTTGCCCTCGCCGTCCCCCGCGCCGAGCATGGCCAGCAGCCCCAGCCCCGCGCCGAAGGGAATGAGCGCCGTGCGCACGAACCGGGCGGCCCGCCCGGCCAGGGAACCGGACCCCAGGCCGTGCAGCCCGCCGCCCACGGCGAACGGGCTGATGGCCGCCAGCACCCCGGCCGCGCCGAAGGTGGCCGTGGAAAAGCCGATGGAGTCGTGGTGCACGCCGAGCGCCAGGGAGTTGAACAGGTTGCCGAGCACCCCGGCCAGGATGGTCAGGAACCAGGTCAGGCCGGACCCGATGCGCCGGGCCGCCAGCCAGATGAACACCCCGCCGATGACCGCGTTGCCCGCCACGTGCGGGCCGTCCGCGTGCAGGGTCAGGGCCGTGCACAACCGCCACCACTGGCCGGACAGGATGGCCCCGGCATCGGCGCTGCCCAGCTCCACCCACAGCTCGGGATAGAGGCGCAGGGCGGGATAGGTCCGGGTATAGGCCCAGTAGAAGAGGACCAGCACGGCCAGGCCGAACAGGGTCGGCTCCAGCCCGCTCACGGGGCGCAGGTCCGGCAGGCTCACGCTCCCCGGAACGGGCCGGTTCTCCTCGAAGTAGAGGTTGATCTCCTCCACGGCCCGAGGGGCGAACCACTCCTGGACCAGGACCGACCAGCCCGGCCCGTTGTCCGGCCTGCGCAGCCGGTGCGGGACGTGGCGCGCGGACAGGACCAGGGACCAGTCCTGTGCCTCCTTGCGGGTCAGGGGCGGGGAGTCCTCGCCGCGCACCAGGGGGACCATGTCCATCCAGGCGTGGCGCAGGACGCGGCGAAAAAAGCCAGGGTGTCCGGTGCGATCGACCATGCCCCACTGTAGAGCAAAAACGGCCGGGCGCAAGCAGTTTCCCCCTTGCGCCGGTCCGCTCCGCACCCTATGCTCCCGGGAATACGCAACCCCAACCCGCCAACGAGGCCGCCATGCGACTGACCGCCCTCCTGCTCCTCCTCGCCCTCTGCCTGCCCGTCCCCGCGCACGCGGCGAACCTCGATACCATGATCGGCCAGATGCTCATGGCCGGATTCCGGGGCTATGTGGTGGATGCGGACAGCCCCATCGTGCGCGACATCCGCGAACGACACCTGGGCGGCGTGGTCCTGTTCGACTTTGACGTGGCCCTCGGCAAGGCCAAACGGAACATCGAAAGCCCGGACCAGGTGAAGGAACTGAACCGCGCCCTGCAGTCCTTTGCCGAGATCCCGCTGTTCATCGGCGTGGACCAGGAGGGCGGCAAGGTCCAGCGGCTCAAGGACAAGTACGGCTTTCGCGAGACCCCGTCGGCCAAGGCCATCTGCGCGGACGGCGACTTCAAGGTCCGGGTGGCCGGGTTCACGGTGGGGGCCACCCTTTCCGCCGGGGGGTTCAACCTCGATTTCGCCCCGGTGGCGGACGTGGACGTCAACCCCGACTCCCCGGCCATCGGCAGGCTGGAGCGCAGCTTCTCCTCCGACCCGGAGCGGGTCACGCGCTGCGCCGGAATCTTCATGGAAGAACTTGAGCGCAACCAGGTGCTCTCCTGCCTCAAGCACTTCCCCGGCCACGGGTCCGCCGGAACCGACTCCCACAAGGGCGTGACCGACGTGACCGAGACCTGGACCGAAGCCGAACTGGTCCCCTACCGGGAGCTCATCAAAGCGGGCAAGGCGGAGATGATCATGACCGCCCACATCTTCAACGCCCGCCTGGACCCGGACCATCCGGCCACCCTGTCCGAAAAGGTCGTCACCGGCCTCCTGCGCGACAAGCTCGGCTTCGACGGCGTGGTCATCACCGACGACATGAACATGGGGGCCATCGCCGACGAGTACGGCCCGCGCGAGGCCGTGCGCCTGGCCATCGAGGCGGGCGCGGACATCCTGCTCTACGGCAACAATCTCGCCTACGACCCGGACGTGGTCGCCAAGACCCACGCCCTCATCCGCTCCCTGGTGGACGACGGGACCATCCCCGAAGCGCGCATCAGAAAATCCTTTGACCGGATCATGCGCCTCAAGGAAAGACTCCAATAAAAAAAGCCGCCCACCCTTGCGGGCAGGCGGCGCGATTCCGTCAGGGGGAAAAGGCTACCAGAGCAGCCCGGAAGAGCCGGAGGTGAGCGTCATGGAGTTCATGCCCTCGGTGGACAGCTTAAGCTCGTCCTCCTCGATCTCCGCCGAACGGACCTTGGCCAGGAAGGTCAGGAAGGTATACTCGCGCTCGTCCTGGGCCGGTCCGCAGGATTTGCGCGTGGAGGCCATGGGGCCGAAGGCGATCTCCCGGCCATCCAGGGTGTAGGTGCCGGTAAAATTGTTGCAGCCGCCGAAACCGGCCACCTTGTCGTCCGCCGTGAACTGGAGGGTCATGGGCGGGTCCACGTCGAACTCGCGGTTGACGATCCGCTCCAGGGTCCAGGTCTTGCCCACCAGGGCCTGCCGGAAGGCGTCTGCGCTCATGGCCGGAGCGGGTTCGTGGGAGCCGCACGCGGCCAGCCCGGTCAGGGCCGCCAGCAGCAGGACGGCGCACCATATCTTTTTCCAATGAATCATGTTCGTCTCCTAGATCAATGAATTCAACATACTGAATAGCAAGACCGGGCCGCCGTTGCAAGGCGCACGAAAAGCCCCCGCCCCGATCATTCGGGACGGGGGCGGAAGCGCCGCTCGGGTGAACCGGGCTAGTCGATGACCGGGCAGGCCTTCAGGGCCTCCTCGATGTCGCGCTGGGGCAGCTCGAAGTTGGTCAGAAGCCCCTGGTTGAAGGCGTCGTAGGAGGCCAGGTCGAGCATGCCGTGGCCGGAGTACAGGAACACGACCACGTCGTCGGGACCGGCGTTCTTGGCCACCTCGATGGCCCCCTTGATGGCGTGGGAGGTTTCCGGGGCGGGCAGGAACCCTTCGGTCTGCATGAACAGCTTGGCCGCCTCGAAGCACTCGGTCTGGAAATAGGCCACCGGGTCGCACAGCCCCTCGGCCACGATGTTGCAGACGATGGGCGCATCGCCGTGATAGCGCAGCCCGCCCGCATGGATGGGCGCGGGCATGAAGTCGTGGCCCAGCGTGTGCATCTTGACCAGCGGGGTCAGCCGGGCCATATCGCCGAAATCATAGCGGTATTCGCCGCGCGTCAGGGTCGGGCACGCCTTGGGCTCCACGGCCACGAACTTGACAGGGTCGCCTGCGAGCTTCTGCGGCAGGAACGGGAGCACCAGGCCGCCGAAGTTGGACCCGCCGCCCACGCAGCCCACCAGATGGGTGGCCTTTTCGCCGACCATCTCCAGCTGCTTCTGGACCTCCAGGCCGGTGATGGTCTGGTGGATGAGCACGTGGTTGAGCACCGAGCCCAGGGCGTACTTGGTGTCGTCATGGGTGGCCGCGTCCTCCACGGCCTCGGAAATGGCCAGCCCCAGCGAGCCCTTGCACTCCGGGTCGCGGGCCAGCATCTCGCGGCCGGTGCGGGTCTGGTCGGACGGCGAGGCGTGGATGGTCCCGCCGTAGGTGTTGATGATCATCTTGCGGTACGGCTTCTGTTCGTAGCTGACCTTGACCATGTAGACCACGCACTCCATGTCGTACTGGGCGCAGGCGAAGGACAGGGCCGTGCCCCACTGGCCCGCGCCGGTCTCGGTGGCCAGCCGTTTCACGCCTTCCATCTTGTTGTAGTAGGCCTGGGGCACCGAGGTGTTGGGCT encodes:
- a CDS encoding rhomboid family intramembrane serine protease, giving the protein MVDRTGHPGFFRRVLRHAWMDMVPLVRGEDSPPLTRKEAQDWSLVLSARHVPHRLRRPDNGPGWSVLVQEWFAPRAVEEINLYFEENRPVPGSVSLPDLRPVSGLEPTLFGLAVLVLFYWAYTRTYPALRLYPELWVELGSADAGAILSGQWWRLCTALTLHADGPHVAGNAVIGGVFIWLAARRIGSGLTWFLTILAGVLGNLFNSLALGVHHDSIGFSTATFGAAGVLAAISPFAVGGGLHGLGSGSLAGRAARFVRTALIPFGAGLGLLAMLGAGDGEGNIDLGAHLFGFASGLALGGLTGFLATRLGLPGKSADFRLYVAALCLPAAAWAWGWLA
- a CDS encoding glycoside hydrolase family 3 protein; the protein is MRLTALLLLLALCLPVPAHAANLDTMIGQMLMAGFRGYVVDADSPIVRDIRERHLGGVVLFDFDVALGKAKRNIESPDQVKELNRALQSFAEIPLFIGVDQEGGKVQRLKDKYGFRETPSAKAICADGDFKVRVAGFTVGATLSAGGFNLDFAPVADVDVNPDSPAIGRLERSFSSDPERVTRCAGIFMEELERNQVLSCLKHFPGHGSAGTDSHKGVTDVTETWTEAELVPYRELIKAGKAEMIMTAHIFNARLDPDHPATLSEKVVTGLLRDKLGFDGVVITDDMNMGAIADEYGPREAVRLAIEAGADILLYGNNLAYDPDVVAKTHALIRSLVDDGTIPEARIRKSFDRIMRLKERLQ
- a CDS encoding META domain-containing protein, with amino-acid sequence MIHWKKIWCAVLLLAALTGLAACGSHEPAPAMSADAFRQALVGKTWTLERIVNREFDVDPPMTLQFTADDKVAGFGGCNNFTGTYTLDGREIAFGPMASTRKSCGPAQDEREYTFLTFLAKVRSAEIEEDELKLSTEGMNSMTLTSGSSGLLW
- a CDS encoding TrpB-like pyridoxal phosphate-dependent enzyme, yielding MSVKKIFLPQDQMPTQWYNPMPDLPTPLAPPLNPATMEPLTPDMLSPIFPDSLIAQEMSQERFIDIPEEVLEVYKIWRPSPLVRADRLEKAIGAKCKIYYKDESVSPAGSHKPNTSVPQAYYNKMEGVKRLATETGAGQWGTALSFACAQYDMECVVYMVKVSYEQKPYRKMIINTYGGTIHASPSDQTRTGREMLARDPECKGSLGLAISEAVEDAATHDDTKYALGSVLNHVLIHQTITGLEVQKQLEMVGEKATHLVGCVGGGSNFGGLVLPFLPQKLAGDPVKFVAVEPKACPTLTRGEYRYDFGDMARLTPLVKMHTLGHDFMPAPIHAGGLRYHGDAPIVCNIVAEGLCDPVAYFQTECFEAAKLFMQTEGFLPAPETSHAIKGAIEVAKNAGPDDVVVFLYSGHGMLDLASYDAFNQGLLTNFELPQRDIEEALKACPVID